One Clavelina lepadiformis chromosome 1, kaClaLepa1.1, whole genome shotgun sequence genomic region harbors:
- the LOC143449578 gene encoding uncharacterized protein LOC143449578, with translation MTIAIRAVNEKRMGYHKASKEYGVPKTTLKRRVQGDNVNATGSKKGLGRFHSTFSEAQEKELVSHVLELERQFFGVTRKHLQSLAFELAEKNQIKHRFNMEKRLAGADWVSGFLQRNPQLSLRTPEPTSAARARGFNRVSVGKFFALLGEVMNLHHFKHHNVFNVDKTGITTVQTKQSKVLALKGKKQVGSITSAERGTLCTAVICMSAGGSYVPPYLIFPRQRMKPELLDGTPPGTGYSCHPSGLMQLDIFTSWFKHFYPLLNQLKKILFS, from the coding sequence ATGACTATCGCCATTCGGGCAGTAAATGAAAAGAGAATGGGCTACCATAAAGCAAGCAAAGAGTATGGAGTTCCCAAAACGACACTCAAAAGAAGGGTCCAAGGAGATAATGTTAATGCTACTGGGAGCAAAAAGGGACTGGGAAGGTTTCATTCCACATTTTCCGAAGCCCAAGAAAAAGAGTTAGTTTCACATGTGCTCGAACTTGAGCGGCAATTCTTTGGGGTCACTAGGAAACATCTCCAATCACTTGCATTTGAATTggcagaaaaaaatcaaattaagcACAGGTTCAACATGGAAAAGAGACTTGCTGGTGCTGATTGGGTAAGTGGATTTCTTCAACGCAATCCACAATTAAGCCTTCGCACCCCAGAGCCTACATCTGCTGCTCGTGCTAGAGGGTTTAATCGTGTTAGCGTCGGCAAGTTTTTTGCTCTCCTGGGAGAAGTGATGAACTTGCATCATTTTAAGCATCACAATGTGTTCAACGTCGACAAAACTGGAATTACGACAGTTCAGACAAAGCAATCCAAGGTGCTTGCGTTGAAGGGGAAAAAGCAGGTTGGAAGTATTACCTCAGCAGAAAGAGGCACTTTGTGCACTGCAGTGATTTGCATGTCTGCTGGAGGAAGTTACGTTCCACCTTATCTCATATTTCCACGACAGCGTATGAAACCAGAATTGCTTGATGGAACTCCACCTGGCACTGGTTATTCATGCCACCCTTCTGGGTTGATGCAGCTTGATATTTTTACTTCTTGGTTTAAGCACTTTTATCCTTTGTTAAACCAACTGAAGAAGATCCTCTTCTCCTGA